GGTAGGCGAGCCCGGGGCTCGCCATGTCCACGCCCTCCAGCGAGTCCACGAAGCCGAAGATCTGCGGCCGCCTGGCGCCGAAGTGCTCGCCCATCTCCTTCACGAACGTGAGCACGCCGGGGCCCACCATGACGTGGTACAGCACCTCGGTGTCGGCCGGCACCCGCGGAAAGTACTTCGTGAACGAGGTCTCGGTGGGTGGGATCGGCACCAGCGCGCGGATGGTGCCGCCCTGCGCCGTCGCCACCTTGCTGAAGAAGTCGCGGTGGTCGTGGCCGAAGGCGTAATCGGGGAAGATCAGCGTCACCTTCTTCCCGAGGTTCTTGAGGATCCACGGCGCGACAGCGGTGACCTGGGCCCGGACATCGGTGATGCCCGGCTGGAAGACGTAGCGGTTGAGCTTGCCCGAGGCCACGTGATACCCCTCGCTCACCACGAGGTAGGGGATCCTGAGCTCCCCCGCCCGCGGTGCCGAGGCGATGACGACGTGGGAGAAGAGGGTGCCGAAGATCATGTCCACCTTGTGATGGGTGGCGAGCTTCTCGACCACCTCCGCCCCGCGCTTCGGGTCCGTCCCGTCATCCTCGGCGACGATCTCGATCTGGCGGCCGCCGATGCCGCCCTTCTCGTTGATGAGCTTCACCGCGGCGGTGGTCGCGCGCTCGTACCACCGGCCGTACACGGCGCCGATCCCGGTCCGGTGCACCTGGAAGCCGAGCCGCAGGGGGCCCTGCCCCGCCTGGGCCGCCGCGCGGCGCACGAGGGGCCCCGCCAGCGTCGCGCCCGCCGCCGCGGCTCCCGCGCCCTTCAGGACACTCCGCCTCGAGACGCTCCCCGCTCCGCCGATGGCTTCAATCATGGTCCGTCCCTCCGCTCCTCAAGGGTGTGCGCTGGCTCCCA
This region of Candidatus Rokuibacteriota bacterium genomic DNA includes:
- a CDS encoding ABC transporter substrate-binding protein, with product MIEAIGGAGSVSRRSVLKGAGAAAAGATLAGPLVRRAAAQAGQGPLRLGFQVHRTGIGAVYGRWYERATTAAVKLINEKGGIGGRQIEIVAEDDGTDPKRGAEVVEKLATHHKVDMIFGTLFSHVVIASAPRAGELRIPYLVVSEGYHVASGKLNRYVFQPGITDVRAQVTAVAPWILKNLGKKVTLIFPDYAFGHDHRDFFSKVATAQGGTIRALVPIPPTETSFTKYFPRVPADTEVLYHVMVGPGVLTFVKEMGEHFGARRPQIFGFVDSLEGVDMASPGLAY